The sequence tccatcgtatttttttttcattgcgatttctttccatcgtatttcttattttctgattttgtgatttctttcaaccgtatttcttcttttttacatcgtttaatatttacatcttcttcttttctgattcttttttatatcgtttaatctttctatcgtatttcttcttttctttttttacgcgtttacatttgggtaaccaaatctaaacgactgtgtataagacaaaaaaatcttgaaaaaaaaaatcatttagattggagtagccaaatgtaaacaatcgtgtacaaaaaataaaagattgtgtataaagaatcttgaaaaaaatcatttagattgaagtagccaaatgtaaacgatcatttaaaaaagtaaacgattcgtttaaaaaaaataaaagatcgtgtataaaaaatcttgaaaaaaaatcttttggtttggagtagccaaatgtaaacgattgcgtaaaaaaaatgtaaacgatcgtgtaaagaaatataaacaatcgtataaagaaatctaaacaatcgtgtattgaagaataaaaaaaatcgtgtatcaaattaaaaaaattcatttagatttaggttcccaaatctaaacgattgtgtaacaaaattaaacaatgaaattaaaaagataaattgtaacaatatctaaataatcgtgtataaattgtagccatatctataggatcgcgtataaattataatcatatctaaacgattgccttgtagccatatctaaaagatcgcgtatatattgaactatatctaaactatcgcgtataaattataatcatatctaaacgatcgccttgtaaccatatctaaacgatcgccttgtaaccatatctaaacgatcgcgtataaattatagacatatctaaacgatggCGTATATATtcaaccatatctaaacgatagcgtatatattgaaccatatttaaacgatcgcgtataaattgtagctatatctaaacgatcgcaaatatattacgcgcgcgttattgacgacgtggttgatgGGGTATTTTcgatattttacacggtggacctctagattttttccgtttttggaattgttctatatagtgtaagtattttatcgtttttttatatttttgaaaagaccccttataTTAATATAGTCGGAAGAGTTGGAATaactatattatattaatatagttttaagtttgaaatttataaatactttttagTATCTCCATAATTTGTAGATCTACCCTTAATAAATAAtccttttttcttaattagACTCTATATTAGCTCATTCTCCAAAACGATGTGACCCACATTCATTCCATCCTCCAAAGTTattttggtatatatatatatatataaacaaaacaaacaatttttttttcatttttattccATTTAATATTTCCTATAAAATACGGTTGTAAATAAGTAAATCTCTGTTTATAAATTTACTTTCATAACTTTCATTAAAAGGAAAATCACTAGCTACTAATTAAACCTCCCATTATTGCTTGAAACAAACGTCatgattaataaaaaaattattttaatagtTATGATcattgaaattttaataaagtaaaaaaattaaataacaaattaACTAAATATAATATGAGAATTGTGTCTACAAAATCTATCTACAAATTTAGTAAATATTAAATTAGGGTTGAACCTATGTTAAGATTAAGTTTAAAGTGGAATTTTTGCCAGAAGCGTTTGGGATTACTTCTGACAAAttacattttaaataaaatcagttatatttttaaaaaacaaaacaaaaaaaatggtaaaattaaTAGATTCTCAACGATTAAAAGAGAAgtatttgattaaaaaaattgcTTGATAAATAAAAAGCACTTTATAACTATTCAGTTCaatttaaaagttatttttaaaGAAACTTTATCGGTtacttaaaaatataatttttaatttattaataaaaaactTTCCAAATGTGTAATAagataaagaaaatatataatgtaattagtataatatatagttttttttattgcaatccAACCAAAAATAATTTCATATTTGACAGATAGATAAAAAAATTAGTGGAGATAGTTTtcgttaaaaatattttaaatataaatatttcagAAAGGGGACGAATGATATTTTAATAATCTATTTTCCCAATCGTGTGTCTCTGTATACTATCATAGTAACACTGAAACAAGATatttaattacaaaattaaactttgaatgagattataaaaaaaattatttaatttgaaCGCAACTATCCAGTGGGAAATTGAAATCATAATCTCTATGATTtggttaattattatttttaaacatttGAATGTGaatgttgaaaagaaaagaagagttTGATGATACACCAtgtgaaatgaaatttgaagAGTTTAATCCGTGCAAACATAGAAAGGAATAGCTAAGCCAATTAAAACAcaaattcttttaattaaataaataaaatataagaatagttattattattattagtttttttaattttttttttttaaaaatagagaataattaattcaaataaaagCTGTCTGGATGCGGCTGCACCGGCTCTCGAACCGGTTAAGAGCGACAGCTTTCACTATAAAACGCGTACTTGTATGAAATTTAGCTCCCATTTACTCCCCGGCGATTTTTCTATTTGCTGATTCACGGCCGTGCCGGAGGCGGACCCGACGGTACGGTGGTGTTTTGTCGCTTTGGCCTTATCTTTTCAATCCTTTATGGCTAACTTCCACCGACTCTTTCGAGTTCTGTTGATGCTTTTCGCTTTTTCAGGTTTGCTTTTTGGATCTTGTTTATTTTACTGCTCAAAAGCTGCAGAAAATGCTTTGGAACTCGTTTCTTGTTTAGTTTAATCGGATAATCAATCAATAACATTGAAATTTTAGTTACGGGAGTTGTGAATGTGTTCATCGAGTGGAATTATGTGTTTATTTCTTTAATTCAGTGAGTTGCACTGTAATTCCTTCCCCTTCCTCTTTGCTTTTGTTTTCTCCTCTGCAATTTTTTCACTGATTAGTTGGATTGAACTCCGTTTCGTAGCATATCCTTTGTTTTTTATCCATagaatatttatgaaattgagaTGATCTGTGAGTATCAATTTGAATCGTTCTAACTTCTAAGCTTGGCGAGATTCGTTCCTCTTTTGATAGAATTTGATTCTCAACATTTAGGTTCTCTTATAATTCGGCCTGTGTTTGATTTCAGGTTCAGTAATTCGAACACTGAGCGTTGGAGTTGGAATTAACTATGGCCAGATCGCTAATAATCTGCCGTCTCCATCGCGCGTGGCTATTCTTCTCCAAAGTTTAAACATCAGTAGAGTAAAACTTTACGATGCAGATCCTAATGTTCTGTTTGCATTCTCCAGGAGTGAAGTAAATTTCATTATAGGGCTTGGTAATGAGTATCTCCAGAACATGTCTGATCCTCAGAAAGCCCTAGCTTGGGTTCAACAACATGTTCAAACACACATCTCACAAACAAAAATTACTTGCATCACTGTTGGCAATGAAGTTTTCAACTCTAATGATAGCCAATTAAGGTCTAATCTTCTTCCTGCAATGCAATCTGTTTATAATGCGCTTGTTAATCTTGGGCTGGATAAACAGGTTTCTGTTACCACGGCTCATTCTCTTAACATATTAGGCAACTCTTTCCCTCCGTCGGCTGGAACATTCAAGCCGGATCTCGCTGAATACCTACAACCGATTCTCAATTTCCACTCCATGGTCAAGTCACCTTTTCTTATAAATGCATATCCTTTTTTTGCATACAAGGATAATCCTACCCAAGTTCCCTTAGAATATGTGCTGTTCCAGCCTAACCAAGGAATGACTGATCCCATTACAAATTTGCATTATGACAATATGTTGTATGCTCAAATCGATGCGGTTTATGCTGCCATCAAAGCCATGGGGCATACAGATATCCGGGTTCAGATTTCTGAAACTGGTTGGCCATCTCGAGGCGATCCGAATGAGGTTGGTGCTACGCCAGAGAATGCAGGGTTGTATAATGGTAATTTGCTAAGAAGAATAGAGAGTGGACAAGGAACCCCAGCAAAACCATCGGTTCCTATCGATATCTATGTTTTCGCTCTATTTAATGAGGATTTGAAGCCTGGTCCAGCATCTGAGAGAAACTATGGTCTTTACTATCCTGATGGCACACCAGTTTATAACATTGGATTGCAGGGGTATCTCCCAGAATTGTTATATTCATCGTCCAAAAGGAATGTAAGAACCATTTACTTTGTTTTGCAATTCCCATTACTGTTTCCCAAATGCTTTGATACCGGTGATTTAACATATGAATATCTAATTTGTAAATACCTTATTTGCAGGTTTTCTCAGTTTTAAGTTTGCTTCTGATATTCATAGCGTATGGAATCTACACTTAGAGGTATACCGAGTAATTGATAGAAATTCTTATTCATAGCACGAGGAGTCTTATAGAGGAGAGTCCATACAGATCACTTTCAGCTGCTGCACTTAACTAACCATCTGTATTGTATATTTACTTCGTATCCCACACCGATTTGGTTCATTGGATGAATTTTTTTGTAGTTTAACACATCAATAAAGTATTAATTATTTCATTAGAAAAGCTTTCTCGCTATCTTCAATTGAAATAAGATTGTGCTCCAGAAGAAcaggttttttcttcttcttcttcttcttccggTCTTTGCAGCCCCATTTAGATCCTATTGTAAATCTCACAAACTCAAGGACTGAAATGGAGATAAGGGTCATTCAATCCGTTCTGCAAGAATCTGGAATCAGTAAGGTCTGATCTTTTCTCTTTCCTCCAATGGTATATCCAACATAACAAGAACATATCTTCTTCATGATAAATGCTGGCTGTCTCCATCACTCGGCTCTCTCTAATTTTACATGTGAATCTTGCCGTTAACTTTCTTGAAATCTTCGGTTGATGTAGTCATGTATGAACATCATTTGATGGCAGCCATCTGATCTAGGCACATATCTAAGCAGCCGAATTTGAAACCGCAAAAGTAGCCATCTAGGGAAGGCTTTGGACAGTTATCATCTCAAAATTGTGTACTTTTTCCCTGTTTGCTTTGACTTTTCAACTAAAACTTGAAATCTTTATGGCCtcgaaatttgaaattttggtagCATGTCTACCCGTTTTCAGGAAATTTTGAGAATATTTCAATTTCTAGAGAATTAGTTATTTTTGTTAActtcaatttattattattttcgtTTCTTCTTTGCTTTTTGTCATCATTACAAGTACAACCAATTATAGTTTCATACGCCAATAGGCCAATATCATTTACTATTTAGCATGAAGTTTTAAGCTCTTGTCTATGTGTTTCTTTTCCTAGACTACGTATTTTTTTCCTCTCTATATTTGTAATAGGAAAtgattataaaatattttttaaatataacaaaattttagattatgtTGTTGTTTAGGTGCATTGATTGACAAGTATCtcgtttataaaatataaaaatttgttatattttataaatattttatttattttaatatatttgaagTTGTCTCTAAAAGGACCATAAAAAAGAACGGAACATTTTAACCTCGTTCAGTTTTATTTAATTCAATATTTACATCATTTTAAGTTAATATTGAGTTGAGGTGAGTTTTAGTTATTTTACTGTCCAAAATTTTTGCATGCATCACTTCATCTCATCTTAAACTTTGTATTGTAATCTAGTTATTATAATCTAATTAAGTCTTTCCCTTCTTGTCCCTTTCGTTCCAAACTCATACTCACACGCCATATCTTTTTTGCAGGGGCCTATTCGTTTTAACCATAATATTCGATGGTGCTGAATCCAATGAGGTTAGCCATCTTAGGCTTCTGTTTTCCATATTTGATaagtttgatttttattttagaatCGGATGTATGGGAAGTAGATTTTGGTGGcttccaaataaaacaattacctatattttgttattacttttctttcgttgatattttcataaaatatGTGGTGGTAGTGGATATTTTTATTGTACGCTTCAAAATGGACCGGACACACGAACGAATTAGAGGAATAATATCATTAAAATAATAGTTAAAAAAAGCAAACTTGAAACTGTTTTTAAGTATATTAAGGAATGTATATCTTTGTGCATATCCAAACAAAAGAAGACGAcagctaaaaagaaaaaagaaaaaaaaaacaaaacaaaacaaaaacaccAAATCTTCATTAAGAAGTAGTTAAAGCCGAGGAGGCTAATTTGCTAGTTCCCTTCACACCGCTGCCATATACACCAACCGAGAAGAATACAATTTAATAATCTTCTACGCACCAATGCATCGACTGACTTATTCCAGAGACGTAGTTTCgttttcaaataagaaaaaaaggaagagagtTTTTCGTAATTGGCTGAACCTCCTATTGTGAGGAAATAGGTCCATTAATGATAAAACCTCCTAACATTTAACAAAAAAAGATTACACCAACTACTGTTGAGTTTCTATTTTTACcaaaatattaatatatcaGAGCTTTCAAATTTTGTTGTTTTAGTTGAAGTATAAAAATGCCATTACTAATTAAACTATAtaatttaaatactaaaaaaacaataatttttattatatttattatttttcagcAGAATAATTTAAGACAGAGCAGAGATTAGAATTGTTTAGTCAAGAGTTGTATGTCTTAAAGTTAGACCAACTATGTTTTTACAAGAATCAcatttttttacgttgtttataAAAGTTTGTCTCACATTTCATTTTGTCCTTTCCTCGTAATGTGTAGTGGTAAAAGTTAACTTATGAAGTTCTTAAGGACCAAAATGCTAACAGACTCAAACTAGCATAATTAAACATTTGTTTAAACATTGGAACTAAATTTGGGTATTTGTTTAATAAATTCGTCTGAAGTACATTGAGGCCAAAATATGGTGATTTACCAAAAAAGAAGATCATGGGTGTGTTGAAATTTTTATGATTAAAAGTTCCTCATAtccagtaaaaaaaaattataaagttATGGAAACAATGACTTAATGTTTACGATATTTATGTGATATAGTAACCACCACGACCCACATACTCGAACAATTATTGTTTAGTTTGATGATGGGGATCACTTTCCTGTGGGGAATCAAATGGCcctttaattctttttaagttactattattattatttgtctttattaaatgttttgattatttctttaattatttcatctatttttctttcaaataaaCAATTAACACTCCATTTTATAACCAAACGACAAAAGTAGATGTTGAAATTGGAATATTGGGTCCAATAGGCTGATGAATTGAACAACATTAAGTAAAGTAGGACCGAACTTATTTTAACCACTCGACCATTTATCAATAAAAACATAATGTCATTTGCACCATCAAGTGTAGCATCCATTTTGAAGTCTGAAGTTGAATCCCTCCATCcaattgaaaaggaaaaaaaacttaGTATCATTTTAGTATATTAATTGGAATGTCCATGAGGATAAACCCTTGGTTTTGGATTCAACAAAGttgaataaataatttaaacttttgtggtttgaaatctaaaaataatttaaaattaattaatttgttttaaaaaataagcgAATGTAATTGAAAAGGAAAAGCTTTCAAAATTTACTAATACATGTTTTTGTCTATTGATGTGGTAATTGAAAATTATAAACCAATGAGGTCAAttatgtaatttaattttaagtcGTATGAAATCTTGCAAAATTCAAACATTTTAACCAGAAAAATTCGAAtcgttttaaattttagaatcaTTTTCATTCCTACTTGAAATATGAACAGCTTAAGTGATATATGACAGTTGTTACCACAGTTGAATATAAAGTTTCGAGACTATAGTCACTCATAAAGAGAAAAACAACACAACAAcgtttggtaacccagttcgatgaagTTACATCTTCATCTGGGGCAGGTTGCCCAGGATAGAAGATTGTATTAATAACACATACACTTAGTGTTGAATAAGGATGTACATAAGCCGGGTTTGGCAGGGTTGGAGGAAAAATGTGGACAAACCCAAAGTGATCGGGTTAGCAAAAATTGAACCCTATCGATTCAATATTcaagggtcaacccaacccaatccaaaaaattcgggttgggttggcgGGTTGgtatttattttcaattatattgtattttagatttttatATTGGTAAGAATTTGATTTTCATCATTTTCACAGTCTTTCAACtcaaattttcatattcttttcaaatttgaagtctacaataatattcatttaaaagttctaaatcattaaaaaaattaatcacaCACAATAGCAATGtccattaaaatttaaaaataaattcaaaaattcaaattcataCAAAAAGTAATAATCACATAAAATAGGAATGTCAATAATGTCTAATAATGTccattcaaattgaaaaatagatccaaaagttcaaaattaaataatatctaCTAAAAATACATTAAAATGTTCAAAGTTCAATAAGAAAAAATTTCATTGGTGTCCACAATGTGCCACGACGATTATGATTTTGGGTGATTATTCTTctgaaaaaaaatacaaacacatAAGAATTACATATAATGTAAGTAATAAAATATAATGCTATAAAAACTCACACTAATTATCAATATGCTCTTCTTCCAAATCCTATTGATTAGTCCAAAATAATAGAAGATGACGGTTCCCTAcaaaataaatcataaaaaggtAAACAAAAATATACTTACCATAATACATGTTGGTCGACAATAAAGAAAGCAATCAATTACCTATCTCAATATACATATGTAATTCCAACACCAATATACAATGAAAAGAAAGTGTTaaccatcaaaatatttaacttaCCGTAAAGTTAGACAATGGTGATTCTGCAGTATCTGAAATCGTGTCCGTGGTGACGAGTTTTAAAGAAAcccaaatataaatatttgaggCACTGttaaaagaaagtgaaaaaaaagtattaacggatcaatcaaatatgaaaacCTCGAGTTAAAAGAAAACCATAGCTTAAAAAAAGTTTCTAATTTAGGGACCAAAATGACTAAGATACACAATATAACCATGGACCAAAATGACTCCTCAAATTTATATAAGcattagaatttaaaatttacacAATTGTATAACTATCCAACTAAAGCCGTAATTTTCAAAGGATGAAACGAGCAAATAAATTACTGAAACAAGCACACGttgaatttaatttaataactaAATTACATGGGTACAAAAACAAATGATAATGTCAAAAAACAGTGATTACAAatgattaaaaaagaaaaaaaaattagaccAAAAACAATTAGTTTGAGGAACCGACATCTCCCTTTCGAATTCAAACCAAGTACGTTCCATATTTATATCTTCGGCCAATTACACTtacaaaaacaaatataaagGAAAAAACTTATAATGACACACAACCTTTTGGCACCTCTCCAATTGATAAAATACAGTACTTTAGTTAATTTAATAATGATGTTCTGCGTTTAGAAGGTGACCAAAATCGGTGTTTCCGAGATGCAAATTTATGGCCGGCCTTCCAGCAATGCAACAATACAACAATGGGACTATGGACTATATATCAATTAACCCAAAATCTTActctttaatttaaaagaaaaatagattcaAAGAAACAGTGCACGTGTAAATCTGCTACCTTCGTACTCTCCCAAACCCCTATTTTATAAACACTTCTAAATATTTATTCATTTCAACCAATTCCACACAGTACTCTCATAAGTCATAAGCCACCCCCTCAAATAAAATCATCTACCAAAGAAATATACCTTTTATTGTTTTGGATCTGATTTATCACATGAAAAATCTTTGGATTTCTATTACTTTTCTATCTATGATTAGAATTAATAAGccgaaaataataataataatacacaCTGAGGTCTCGagatatatagaaaaaaatattgCTCAAAATCATTAATATCTCCATAATCTCCATCTTTGAAATGttaatttaggttttttttaatatatatacccctaaaccgggttgggttgggttgggtcaacCCGACGCTTAATTTCCCAACCCGGCAACCcgaccaatttttttttcaattttttaatccaacccaacccaaaacataatttaacccaacccaacccaacccaacccttacaGTTTGGGTTGGGTAGTTCGGGTTGGTCGGGTTACGGTGTTTTTTGAATACCCCTAGtgttgaatacatagttatgactgaaGTAACAGCACTTACACACATTTGTTACTATACTGTACTAGAACTATTTCAACAAAACTTGATTATGATATAACATAAAACATCATAACTAATTAGAGAATGAGACGAAGCTCCCCCTTAATTGTTGCATTCATCAAGGATGTATTCAACTTCAGCTTCAATTTACTGGAAGTTTCTTCTATCAATCTACTTTACTTTCTTCTCGGAAACCACACCAAAGAACTGTTTTAGCTAGGTATCTTTTCTTGATTTTCCATAGCCTTGCTATCTTCGAGCATAACCAATATATAGGTTAAAATCTTAACTACTTTGAGCCATCTTTTAAGGAAAGAATCTTAACCAATATCTTAACCGATTTGTTAAGTAAAATAATATGCCGAAATAAAAAGGTGGGACAATTCTGTTAACAAACTCCCCCTTGAGACAACCTTCCTTTATTTCTGCAATCAAGCCTCTTAAACTCAAACAGTCAAAGTTTCCACATAATATCTGAAGGGAATCAAACAACAACACATAGAACACAGAACATGTAGATAACCGAATAACCAATCTTTCATTAAGGCAGAGAAGTAAAACAGAAATGAACAAACCTTAGCGGAAAAACATCGGATCAATAAGCTATCAAATTGACCAATAGCAATGGCAACTAGACTACAACAAAACTGAAATTCTTGAGCCATAAAAAAAACGCAAACCCAAACACGCTAAACTTCTCCCCCTTGCTTGAATGCAAAAATAAAGTCAGTCTTGCTGATCAGACGGAGGAGTAGACGACCCTAAAGCAACACGACGAAAGTCTTATAAAATCACATCCAACACAGTGCGCCGATCAGATAGTTCACTGATTTGGCGAGTGAGCGATCGGGATTCAGCCATTAAAGCATGCAGGAGACGATTGGCCAGCAGAACAGATAGTA comes from Cucumis melo cultivar AY chromosome 12, USDA_Cmelo_AY_1.0, whole genome shotgun sequence and encodes:
- the LOC103500010 gene encoding glucan endo-1,3-beta-glucosidase 14, which translates into the protein MANFHRLFRVLLMLFAFSGSVIRTLSVGVGINYGQIANNLPSPSRVAILLQSLNISRVKLYDADPNVLFAFSRSEVNFIIGLGNEYLQNMSDPQKALAWVQQHVQTHISQTKITCITVGNEVFNSNDSQLRSNLLPAMQSVYNALVNLGLDKQVSVTTAHSLNILGNSFPPSAGTFKPDLAEYLQPILNFHSMVKSPFLINAYPFFAYKDNPTQVPLEYVLFQPNQGMTDPITNLHYDNMLYAQIDAVYAAIKAMGHTDIRVQISETGWPSRGDPNEVGATPENAGLYNGNLLRRIESGQGTPAKPSVPIDIYVFALFNEDLKPGPASERNYGLYYPDGTPVYNIGLQGYLPELLYSSSKRNVFSVLSLLLIFIAYGIYT